One Skermanella sp. TT6 genomic window, CCGGGGCTCAAGCCACCCACCGAAGCTGCGGGTGCCGGGATCTTCGATCCCAGCGCGGTAGCGGAGCGTTGCCTAGGCCGATGAAGGGCGCCCGTGAGGTCGCCTGGAGGTATGGCAAGTGAGAATGCTGACATGAGTAGCGACAAAGAGTGTGAGAAACACTCTCGCCGGAAGTCCAAGGGTTCCTGCGCACGGTTAATCCGCGCAGGGTGAGCCGGCCCCTAAGGCGAGGCCGAAAGGCGTAGTCGATGGGAACCTGGTTAATATTCCAGGGCCTGGCAGAGGTGACGAATCCCGAAGTGCGTACGGCCTTATCGGATTGGCCGTGCGCTGGAGGGGTTCCTGGAAACAGCCCTGCCATACAGACCGTACCCGAAACCGACACAGGTGGACAGGTAGAGCATACCCAGGCGCTTGAGAGAATGGTGTTGAAGGAACTCGGCAAATTACCCTCGTAACTTCGGGAGAAGAGGGCCCCGTTCCCGCGCAAGCGGGGGCGGGGGGCACAGACCAGGGGGTGGCGACTGTTTACTAAAAACACAGGGCTCTGCGAAGTCTGGCATGACGACGTATAGGGTCTGACGCCTGCCCGGTGCCGGAAGGTTAAAGGGAGGGGTGCAAGCTCCGAACTGAAGCCCCGGTAAACGGCGGCCGTAACTATAACGGTCCTAAGGTAGCGAAATTCCTTGTCGGGTAAGTTCCGACCTGCACGAATGGCGTAACGACTTCCCCGCTGTCTCCAACACCAACTCAGCGAAATTGAATTCTCCGTGAAGATGCGGAGTACCCGCGGTCAGACGGAAAGACCCCGTGCACCTTTACTCCAGCTTTGCAGTGGTGCCAGGGTTCCCATGTGTAGGATAGGTGGGAGGCTATGAACCGCAGGCGCCAGCTTGCGCGGAGCCATCCTTGAAATACCACCCTTGGGATCTCTGGCATCTAACCGCGCTCCCTGAACCGGGAGCCGGGACCCTGCATGGCGGGGAGTTTGACTGGGGCGGTCGCCTCCCAAAGAGTAACGGAGGCGCGCGAAGGTTGGCTCAGAGCGGTCGGAAATCGCTCGACGAGTGCAATGGCATAAGCCAGCCTGACTGCGAGACCGACAAGTCGAGCAGAGACGAAAGTCGGCCATAGTGATCCGGTGGTCCCGCGTGGAAGGGCCATCGCTCAACGGATAAAAGGTACGCCGGGGATAACAGGCTGATCTCCCCCAAGAGTCCACATCGACGGGGAGGTTTGGCACCTCGATGTCGGCTCATCACATCCTGGGGCTGGAGCAGGTCCCAAGGGTTCGGCTGTTCGCCGATTAAAGTGGTACGTGAGCTGGGTTTAGAACGTCGTGAGACAGTTCGGTCCCTATCTGCCGTGGGTGTCGGAGTGCTGAGAGGCGCTGTCCCTAGTACGAGAGGACCGGGATGGACGCACCTCTGGTGTACCGGTTGTGGCGCCAGCCGCATCGCCGGGTAGCTAAGTGCGGACGGGATAACCGCTGAAAGCATCTAAGCGGGAAACCCCCCTCAAAACAAGCACTCCCCTTAGAGCCGGGATAGACCATCCCGTCGATAGGAGGCGTGTGGAAGCGCGGCAACGCGTGAAGCTAAGCCTTACTAATCGCTCGACCGGCTTGATCCCGACCGAGCGCTCCGGACGCCATACGCAGCGGCAAGGCCGCAGGCGGCGGTCCATCGAAACATGCATCACTTCCGTCCAAGGTCACTTGAACTCATCCTCCGCAGCCCGGCGCCCCTGCGCCTGGCCGACCTGGTGGTCATAGCGAGGGGCCCGCACCCGATCCCATCCCGAACTCGGCCGTGAAAACCCTCCGCGCCAATGGTACTGCGTCTCAAGACGTGGGAGAGTAGGTCGCCGCCAGGTCCGCCAGACGCAGAGTCCCGTCGGTCTGTTGAGCAAAACGGTTGAAAAATTTACCTTTTGAAACAGGTAATCAACTAGGATGATGTCGGCGCCCCCGGTTAGGGATGCCGGCGTCAGGATACCCGGATCCACAGTTGCCCATATCAGGAACTGGAAGCGCGGGGACCCCGGGAGGGAACGAAGCTCCGGCCCATCGGCTCGAGTGGAACCGATCGGGGACCGGGAACAGGAATGCCCGGTAGGAAAGGCGCCCGTCCGGGCGCGCCGGCTAGCCGGCAGGCAGAGCCTCTTCCGAACACATCATTTTCATCACCGTTCCCCCCGGGGGGAGGGTGATCCGAACACAGGTTTGCGGGCGTAGCTCAGGGGTAGAGCACAACCTTGCCAAGGTTGGGGTCGAGGGTTCGAATCCCTTCGCCCGCTCCATCGTTCTTCTGTCCGGTCCTAAGGACCAGCCGCCACGCAAGTCGGCGCCGGAGTGGGGCAGGGGACGAGACAGCGGAACGACACGATACTTACCAGAGACATGGGGCCATAGCTCAGCTGGGAGAGCGCTACAATGGCATTGTAGAGGTCAGCGGTTCGATCCCGCTTGGCTCCACCATCACACCACCCCCTCGCGGGTTCAGGCAAGTTCCATCCGGAGGGGTGGCCGAGTGGTTAAAGGCAGCAGACTGTAAATCTGCCCGCGACAGCGTACGCTGGTTCGAATCCAGCCCCCTCCACCATGACAGATCAGAGCACCCGGTTCCTCGGATCGCATCGCTTGGCGGTGCCGGTCAGAGTAGCCGGGTTTTTCGTTTTTCCGATTTGCTTTCCGTCGGCAACGGCTGCGCCGGAGCGATACCGGGCGCGCCGCCGCCTTTCGACGGCCGCAGGCCATTTCAGAATTCCAGTGGGCGCGCCGAGCCGGTGCGTCGTTTCAAACCGGTCCGGACCATTCCGAGGGGTTTTCCATCCCATTCCGGACGCAAGCAAGAAAGAACAAGCTGTATGAGAAGTCCAAGGGATCGCCGCAGGTCGCGGACATCCACCCTATCCGTCAGAAGTGCCCAGGATCTCGGCGTCGGGGAACCGCCGGTTTCCACGGCTCCCGTCGCCCCGGCAAGACCCTCCAGGAAGTCCCGCGCTTCCGCTTCGGCCTCCGCTCCCGTCCGCGGCCCCGTGCCGCGTGCCGATGAAATAATCTTCCTCCCGCTCGGCGGCTGCAACCGCATCGGCATGAACATGACCCTCTATGGTCATGCCGGCAAATGGCTGATCGTCGATGCCGGTGTCGCCTTCGCCGGCGACGACATGCCCGAGATACAGTCCTTCATGGCCGATCCGGCCTTCATCGAGGAGCGTATGGACGATGTCGTGGGGCTCGTGGTCACCCATGCCCACGAGGACCATGTCGGCGCCATCCATCATCTCTGGCCGCGCCTGAGCTGCCCCATCTACGCGACCCCGTTCGCCACCCACCTGATCCGGGAACGGCTGAAGGAGGTCGGGGCCGCGCGCGCCGTCCAGGTCAATACCATGCCGATCGGCGGCCGTCTCAAGATCGGTCCTTTCGATATCGAGACGATCGCGGTGACCCATTCCGTTCCGGAGCCGATCTCGCTGGCGATCCGGACGAAGGCGGGCAACCTGCTTCACACCGGCGATTGGAAGTTCGATCCGGAACCCCTGGTCGGGGCTTCCACCGATTTCGCCGCGCTCAAGCGTTTCGGCGATGAAGGCGTGCTCGCCATGGTGTGCGACAGCACCAACGCCCAGGTCGAAGGCACCACCGGCTCCGAAGGCCAAGCCCGCGCCGGCCTGATCGAGGCGTTCCGCGGCCGCAAGGGCGCCATCGCGGTGACCTGCTTCGCCAGCAACGTGGCACGGATGAAGGCCGTCGCGGAAGCCGCCGCCGCCAACGACCGCAAGGTGGTGCTGGCCGGGCGCTCGCTGCTCCGGATGGAGAAGGCGGCGCGCGCCTGCGGCTACCTGGACGGCCTCCCCCCCTTCCTGAGCCTGTCCGAGGCGGCATCGGTGCCGCGCCGGAACCTTGTCCTGATCTGCACCGGCAGCCAGGGGGAGGAGCGGTCCGCCCTGAGCAAGATCGCCCGGGCTGAGCACCGCTCGCTGGCCCTGCACCGCGGCGACACCGTGATGTTCTCCGCCCGCACGATCCCCGGCAATGAGGATGCGATCGAGGCGATCTACAAGCTGCTCGCGAACATGGGCGTCAAGGTCGTGACCCCGTCCGACGCGCCGATCCACGTGTCCGGTCATCCGGCGCGCGGCGACCTCACCCGCATGTACGAGCTGATCCGGCCACGCTTCGCGGTGCCGGTCCATGGCGAGATCCACCACCTGGAGGCCCATGCCCGGCTTGCCCGGAGCTGCGGCGTCGAGCGGGCGCTGGTGCCGGAGGACGGCGACGTCATCCGCCTCGCCGATAGCGGCACCGCCGTGGTCGGCCACATCGAGCCGCACCGGCTGGTCAACGACGGCCAGTTCCTGCTGCCCTGGGCCGGCTCGGTCGAGGCGACCTTCGGCATCCGGGCGGAGCAGCGCGCCGACCGCAACGCCGCGAAATCCGCCTTCGCGGCCTGACCCCGCCAAGACGACGCATAAAGAAGAAGCCCCCGACCACTGCCGTGGTCGGGGGCTTCTTTCGTTTTGGTGGAGCCAAGCGGGATCGAACCGCTGACCTCTACAATGCCATTGTAGCGCTCTCCCAGCTGAGCTATGGCCCCGATCTCTTGAAGTCCGGCGCGTCGCCTTCAGTGGGGGCTGGGTGCCCCCGGCTTCGCGGTGCCGGGGACTATCCTCAAACCGACCCCGTCATTCAAGTGAAAAATTCGCCTCCACTCGAAATTCTTCGCCGGCCCGCCTCAGCGCTCCTCGTCCTCGCCCTCGACGTCGACGACCTCGCCCATGTCGTCCTCGTCGCCCAGCTCGGAGGCGTCCTCGAGCAGGACATCGTCCTCCTCCTGGACCGTCTCGTCGGCATCCTCGTCCAGGTCGTCGACCGCGGCCTCGTCGTCGGTCTCCTCCATCTCGCCGTCGGCGGCGTCCACCGTCTCCTCCTCGTCCTCCGTGTCGGCGGGGGCCTTCTTGACCACCTCCTCGACGGGAGCGGGGCGGGCGCGGCGCGACTTCAGCAGCGCCTCGGGATCGAAGGTCGTGCCGCAGCTCGGGCAAACCGGCGGGTCTTTACGGAGGTCGTAATAGCGCGCCCCGCAATTGGGGCAGATGCGTTTGGTTCCCCACTCAGGTTTCGCCACGCCTTATCCTCCGGTCTCATCACGGTATCTATTGGTCAAAGCACGCCCCTCTGCCATGCCGCCACGCTGAAGTCAAAATCTAATTGACGATGCGCGCGGCAGGCTCGTTTCGGCCGCCCCTTACCCCTGGCGCGCATCTATGCTAGGAACCGGCCACCCATCCGCCGTCAGCCAGAGGGAAGCAACAGGCATGGCGCCCAGGCCGCTCCAGTCCGTCCAAACCGGCCCCTTGTCCGGGACCGTCCGGGTTCCGGGCGACAAGTCGATCTCGCACCGGGCGCTCATGTTCGGGGCGCTTGCCGTCGGGGAGACGACCATCCACGGCCTGTTGACCGGGGAGGACGTGCTGCACACCGCGGCGGCGATGCGGGCGCTCGGCGCCGACATCGTCCGGGACGACCAGGGCGTCTGGCGGGTGCGAGGCGTCGGAGTCGGCGGCCTGGTCGAGTCGTCCCGGGTGCTCGACATGGGCAACAGCGGAACCGCGGCGCGCCTGATGATGGGACTTGTGTCCACCCATCCGATCACGACCTTCTTCACCGGCGACGCCAGCCTGACCAAGCGCCCCATGGCGCGGGTCAGCACGCCGCTGGAGCAGATGGGCGCCAGCTTCGTCTGCCGGTCCGGCGGACGCCTGCCGCTCGCCGTGATCGGGACGGAGAACCCCGTGCCGATCACCTACCGCTTGCCGGTCGCTTCCGCCCAGGTCAAGTCGGCGATCCTGCTGGCCGGCCTGAACACCCCGGGCGTCACCACGGTGATCGAGGCGGAACCGACCCGCGACCATTCCGAGCTTATGCTGGCCCATTTCGGCGCGACCGTCACCACCGAGCGGATCGAGGGCGGGGCCCTCGCGGTCTCCATCACGGGGGAGCCGGAGATCACGGGCAAGACCGTGAACGTGCCGGCCGATCCCAGCTCGGCCGCCTTCCTGGCCGTGGCCGCGCTGATCCGGCCGGGCTCCGACGTGACCCTGACCGACGTCGGCATGAACCCGCGCCGTACCGGCCTGTACGACACGCTGGTGGAGATGGGCGCCGACATCACCTTCCTGAACCGCCGCGACCAGGCTGGCGAGCCGGTCGCCGACCTGCGGGTGCGGTCCAGCGCCCTGACGGGCGTCGCCGTCCCGCCCGACCGCGCGCCGTCGATGATCGACGAATACCCGATCCTGGCCATGGCGGCCGCCTGCGCCGAGGGGACGACGACCATGCACGGCGTCGCCGAGCTGCGCGTGAAGGAGAGCGACCGGCTCGCCATGGTGGCCGATGGGCTGCATGCCTGCGGCGTGCGCGTGGAAGCCGGGCAGGACAGCCTGACGGTCCATGGCGGCGGCGGCCCGCCCGGCGGGGCGACGGTGGCGACCGCCATGGACCACCGCATCGCCATGAGCTTCCTGGTGCTCGGCATGGCGTCCGCCCGGCCGGTCGCGGTGGACGATTCCGGCTTCATCGACACCAGCTTCCCCGGCTTCGTGGACTTGATGAACGGCCTCGGGGGGCGCATCTCCGCTCCCGAGGCGCGCTGACCGGACAGTATTGAACAGATAGATCAGAGGGTATTCCATGCCTGAAGCCGCGCACGGGGCCCTGGTGGTCGCGATCGACGGACCGGCGGCCAGCGGCAAGGGCACGCTGGCCCGCCGGCTGGCCGACCTGCTGCATTTCGCCCATCTGGACACCGGCTCGCTCTACCGGGCGGTCGGCCTAGCGGTGATCCGCGCCGGCGGGGATCCCGGCGACGCCGCCGCCGCGACCGCCGCGGCCCGCGCGCTCCATCCCGAGACCACGCCGCGGGTGCTGGCCGATCCGGCGCTGCGCGGCGACGAGATCGCCGCCGCCGCGTCGAAGGTGGCGGTCGTGCCGGAGGTGCGGGCGGCCCTGCTGGCGTTCCAGCGCGGCTTCGCCTCCAACCCGCCCGGTGGGGCGCGGGGCGCGGTGCTGGACGGCCGGGACATCGGGACCATCGTATGCCCCGACGCCGACGCCAAGCTGTTCGTCACCGCCTCGGTCGAGGCGCGGGCCGAGCGGCGTTTGAAAGAGTTGCGGGATCGCGGCGTCGCCGTTATATATGCAGCCGTCCTGGAGGACATGAAGGAACGAGATGCGCGCGACAGCCAGCGAGCGGTAGCCCCGCTCAAACCGGCTGCCGACGCATTTTTGCTTGACACCTCGTCGATGGATGCCGATCAGGCGCTGGACGCGGCGATGACCTTCATCTGCTCCAAAACCGGCCTCTCCGATCATTGTGCGTAGGCCTGCTGCCGAGCCAGCCGTCCAGGATGGAATTCAAAGTCGCCGGGCATGAGGTCCGGCGCGGCGGTCCCCTTACCGTTTCAACCATCGGATGCCGACGGTTCGGGGGGCGCTATATGATCAACCCAAGGAGTTTCAATGGCACAAGCAGCAGCTAGATCCGAGAGCATGGGCGGCATGGAAAGCTTCGCCGCGCTGCTCGAGGAGTCGCTCGGCACCAGCGACAGCCTGGAAGGTACCGTCGTCAAAGGCCGTATCATCGCGATCGAGAACGATAACGTGCTGATCGACGTCGGTCTGAAGTCGGAAGGCCGCGTTGCCCTCAAGGAATTCGGCGGACCCGGCGGCAATGCCGAGTTGAAGCCTGGCGACACCGTCGAGGTCTATCTCGAGCGGATGGAAGACAAGAACGGCGAGGCCGTCCTGTCCCGCGAGAAGGCCAAGCGCGAGGAAGCCTGGACGCTGCTGGAGAAGTCGTTCAACGATCAGTCCCGCGTCACCGGCGTGATCTTCGGGCGGGTCAAGGGCGGCTTCACCGTGGATCTCTCCGGCGCCGTGGCGTTCCTGCCGGGCAGCCAGGTGGACATCCGTCCGGTCCGCGACATTTCCCCGCTGCTGGGCACCCCCCAGCCGTTCCAGATCCTGAAGATGGACCGCTCGCGCGGCAACATCGTGGTGTCCCGCCGCGCCGTGCTCGAAGAGAGCCGCGCCGAGGCCCGCTCGGAGCTGGTCGCCAACCTCAAGGAAGGCCAGGTCCTCCAGGGCGTCGTCAAGAACATCACCGATTACGGCGCGTTCGTCGATCTCGGCGGCGTCGACGGCCTGCTGCACGTCACCGACATCGCGTGGCGCCGCATCAACCATCCGTCGGAAGCCCTCCAGATCGGCCAGACGGTCACCGTCCAGGTCATCCGCTTCAACCCGGAGACCCAGCGCATCAGCCTCGGCATG contains:
- a CDS encoding ribonuclease J, which produces MNMTLYGHAGKWLIVDAGVAFAGDDMPEIQSFMADPAFIEERMDDVVGLVVTHAHEDHVGAIHHLWPRLSCPIYATPFATHLIRERLKEVGAARAVQVNTMPIGGRLKIGPFDIETIAVTHSVPEPISLAIRTKAGNLLHTGDWKFDPEPLVGASTDFAALKRFGDEGVLAMVCDSTNAQVEGTTGSEGQARAGLIEAFRGRKGAIAVTCFASNVARMKAVAEAAAANDRKVVLAGRSLLRMEKAARACGYLDGLPPFLSLSEAASVPRRNLVLICTGSQGEERSALSKIARAEHRSLALHRGDTVMFSARTIPGNEDAIEAIYKLLANMGVKVVTPSDAPIHVSGHPARGDLTRMYELIRPRFAVPVHGEIHHLEAHARLARSCGVERALVPEDGDVIRLADSGTAVVGHIEPHRLVNDGQFLLPWAGSVEATFGIRAEQRADRNAAKSAFAA
- a CDS encoding TIGR02300 family protein, coding for MAKPEWGTKRICPNCGARYYDLRKDPPVCPSCGTTFDPEALLKSRRARPAPVEEVVKKAPADTEDEEETVDAADGEMEETDDEAAVDDLDEDADETVQEEDDVLLEDASELGDEDDMGEVVDVEGEDEER
- the aroA gene encoding 3-phosphoshikimate 1-carboxyvinyltransferase → MAPRPLQSVQTGPLSGTVRVPGDKSISHRALMFGALAVGETTIHGLLTGEDVLHTAAAMRALGADIVRDDQGVWRVRGVGVGGLVESSRVLDMGNSGTAARLMMGLVSTHPITTFFTGDASLTKRPMARVSTPLEQMGASFVCRSGGRLPLAVIGTENPVPITYRLPVASAQVKSAILLAGLNTPGVTTVIEAEPTRDHSELMLAHFGATVTTERIEGGALAVSITGEPEITGKTVNVPADPSSAAFLAVAALIRPGSDVTLTDVGMNPRRTGLYDTLVEMGADITFLNRRDQAGEPVADLRVRSSALTGVAVPPDRAPSMIDEYPILAMAAACAEGTTTMHGVAELRVKESDRLAMVADGLHACGVRVEAGQDSLTVHGGGGPPGGATVATAMDHRIAMSFLVLGMASARPVAVDDSGFIDTSFPGFVDLMNGLGGRISAPEAR
- the cmk gene encoding (d)CMP kinase — translated: MVVAIDGPAASGKGTLARRLADLLHFAHLDTGSLYRAVGLAVIRAGGDPGDAAAATAAARALHPETTPRVLADPALRGDEIAAAASKVAVVPEVRAALLAFQRGFASNPPGGARGAVLDGRDIGTIVCPDADAKLFVTASVEARAERRLKELRDRGVAVIYAAVLEDMKERDARDSQRAVAPLKPAADAFLLDTSSMDADQALDAAMTFICSKTGLSDHCA